The nucleotide window AGTCTGATCTTCTTCGGCTTCACCCATTGCCCGGACGTGTGCCCCACCGCCCTGTTCGAGATGTCGGAGATCCTCACCGCCCTCGGCCCGGACGCGGGCAAGGCGCAGGTGTTCTTCGTGACCGTCGACCCCGAGCGCGATACGCCGGAGGCGCTGAAATCCTATCTGTCGAGCTTTGCCCCGCAGATCCGCGGCCTCACCGGCACGCCGGAGGCGGTGGATGCGATCAAGAAGGAATACCGGGTCTATTCCAAGAAGGTGCCGCTGACCGGCGGGGACTACACCATGGACCACACGGCGGTGGTCTATCTCATGGACAAGTCCGGCACCTTCGTCGCCCCGTTCAATTCCAAGCGGCCGCCGGCCGACGCCGCGGCGGAGCTGAAGCGCTATTTATGAGGCCTGACGCCGGCCGGGTCGGCTGAACGCCGCGCCCGGGCGCGGCACCGGCCGCCCTGAACCGGCCACGGCCGCTCGCAGGCGTGTGCCCATGTCCCGTTCCGAACGCCTTTTCGTTCTGCTCGACCTCCTGCGTCGCCACCGCCGTCCGGTCAGCGGCAAGGCGCTGGCGCAGGAGATGGGCGTCAGCATCCGCACGCTGTATCGCGACATCGCCAGCCTTCAGGCGCAGGGCGCGCACATCGAGGGCGAGCCGGGCGTCGGCTATGTGCTGAAGCCGGGGTTCCTCCTGCCGCCCCTCATGTTCACGCTCGAGGAGATCGAGGCCCTGGCGCTGGGCTCGCGCTGGGTGGCCGAACGCGCCGACGGCCGGCTCGGCACGGCGGCCCGCGGCGCGCTGGCGCGCATCGAGGCGGTGCTTCCGGCCGATCTGCGGGCGGAACTCGAAGCCTCGGCCCTGCTCATCGGCCCCGGCCAGACGATCCCGGGCGACAGCATCGATCCCGCCCTGCTGCGCAAGGCGATCCGGACCGAGCGGAAGCTGTGGCTCGCCTATAGCGATGCCTCGGCCGCGCCCTCACAGCGTGTGGTCTGGCCCTTTGCGCTGGCGTTCTTCGATCAGGTGCGGGTGCTGCTCGGCTGGTGCGAGCTGCGCGGCGATTTCCGCGCCTTTCGCACTGACCGCATCCAGGACGCGGAACTGCTCGATGCCCGCTATCCCAGGCGCCGGCAGGCCCTGCTGAAGGCGTGGCGTCAGTCGCAGTCCCGGGGGGCATGATGCTGCCGGAAACTGACAGTATGTTGCCATAAGCATGGCTCCCGATCGAAACCGAGCAGGAGCCCATCATGACCGAGACCAACAATCTTCTCCTTTATGTCAGCGACCCCGAGGCCAGTGGCCGCTTCTATGCCGGGCTGCTGGGGCGTGTGCCGGTGGATGTGAGCCCGACCTTCGTGCTGCTGGTGCTGCCCTCCGGGCTCGCGCTGGGCCTGTGGAAGGCAACCGGCGTCGAGCCGGCACCCACGGCGTCGGGTGGCGGGAGCGAACTGGGATTCAAGGTGGCGGGCGCCGCCGACGTGGATGCCGCTTATGCCGCATGGCTGGCGCGTGGGGCGAGGATCGCCCTGCCGCCCACCGACCTTGATTTCGGCCGCAGCTTCGTTGCGCTCGATCCCGATGGCCACCGCTTGCGCGTCTATGCCTTGGCGGACGCCGCATGAGCGGGGCCGACCTCGGGGCTCGTCGCAACGCCCGTGGACGGGCTCCGACGGAGCGCGGCGGCCTGAGCCACGCGGTGGCGGGCGACGCCGTGCTCGGTCTTCTGCCAGTGGTGAGGCCGGCGTAGCAGCTCGATGAGCGCCCGCCACGCCGCCGCCGACAGCAGCAGCCAATAGAACGGGATGCCGAGCACCACCTTGAGCCCCGGCACCCGGGCGCGCCGGCGCAGCCCCACATAGGTGATGGCGGCGGTGCCGGCGTAGCCTGCGAACAGGGTGGTGAAGGTGA belongs to Xanthobacter autotrophicus Py2 and includes:
- a CDS encoding electron transport protein SCO1/SenC (PFAM: alkyl hydroperoxide reductase/ Thiol specific antioxidant/ Mal allergen; electron transport protein SCO1/SenC~KEGG: rpd:RPD_0997 electron transport protein SCO1/SenC), encoding MSQIKLSQRTKIIALFCAFAAGALVMVTAVTMLVGSPAPRVTSTGTAAVGGPFKLVDQTGAPVTEAALKGKPSLIFFGFTHCPDVCPTALFEMSEILTALGPDAGKAQVFFVTVDPERDTPEALKSYLSSFAPQIRGLTGTPEAVDAIKKEYRVYSKKVPLTGGDYTMDHTAVVYLMDKSGTFVAPFNSKRPPADAAAELKRYL
- a CDS encoding Helix-turn-helix type 11 domain protein (PFAM: Helix-turn-helix type 11 domain protein~KEGG: sme:SMc02902 putative transcription regulator protein), with the protein product MSRSERLFVLLDLLRRHRRPVSGKALAQEMGVSIRTLYRDIASLQAQGAHIEGEPGVGYVLKPGFLLPPLMFTLEEIEALALGSRWVAERADGRLGTAARGALARIEAVLPADLRAELEASALLIGPGQTIPGDSIDPALLRKAIRTERKLWLAYSDASAAPSQRVVWPFALAFFDQVRVLLGWCELRGDFRAFRTDRIQDAELLDARYPRRRQALLKAWRQSQSRGA
- a CDS encoding Glyoxalase/bleomycin resistance protein/dioxygenase (PFAM: Glyoxalase/bleomycin resistance protein/dioxygenase~KEGG: ret:RHE_CH00839 putative glyoxalase protein), encoding MTETNNLLLYVSDPEASGRFYAGLLGRVPVDVSPTFVLLVLPSGLALGLWKATGVEPAPTASGGGSELGFKVAGAADVDAAYAAWLARGARIALPPTDLDFGRSFVALDPDGHRLRVYALADAA